Proteins from a single region of Fodinibius sp. Rm-B-1B1-1:
- a CDS encoding endonuclease/exonuclease/phosphatase family protein, translating to METILFGLGIFLISATLLPFIPKDNWWIRGFDFPRLQIVILSLMVMAGYLFYSPDINHTDQLLLSILAACTLYQGYMIYPYTIIASPQVEHRNQYNDHSTVSLMCSNVQMTNRNTNKLKKLIKTHDPDILLVIETDECWLNELQEVESSYPHHIKQPQDNQYGMALYSKFELHDSEINFWIEDDIPSIKTRITLFGQNEVILYGLHPRPPFITGNNTSTERDAELLIVGKKIKDIDTPVIVMGDMNDVAWSKTNNLFQKISGLLDPRIGRGFYNTFHAQYPFVRFSLDHFFHSNHFRLVTFQRLEYIGSDHFPVYIKLSYEQDADIKQEEPESTDAEETQAKDKIKEGT from the coding sequence TTGGAAACTATACTATTTGGATTGGGCATATTTTTAATCTCCGCCACTCTTTTACCCTTTATACCTAAGGATAATTGGTGGATCAGGGGATTTGATTTTCCTCGGCTGCAGATTGTCATTCTTTCACTCATGGTTATGGCAGGGTACCTGTTTTACAGCCCTGATATAAACCATACCGATCAATTGCTTCTATCAATCTTGGCTGCTTGTACCCTCTACCAAGGATACATGATCTATCCTTATACCATCATAGCATCACCACAAGTAGAGCATAGAAACCAATATAACGACCATTCTACAGTAAGCCTGATGTGCTCAAATGTGCAGATGACCAACCGCAATACGAATAAACTAAAAAAACTGATCAAGACCCATGATCCTGACATACTACTGGTTATTGAAACAGATGAATGTTGGTTAAATGAACTTCAGGAAGTTGAGAGTAGCTATCCCCATCATATAAAACAGCCGCAAGATAATCAGTACGGGATGGCTTTATATTCTAAGTTTGAACTTCATGACAGCGAAATTAATTTTTGGATTGAAGATGACATTCCATCTATAAAAACACGTATAACACTATTCGGTCAAAACGAAGTTATTCTTTATGGGCTTCACCCACGTCCCCCTTTTATTACGGGAAACAATACCTCTACCGAACGCGATGCCGAACTCTTAATCGTTGGCAAAAAAATAAAAGATATAGATACACCAGTAATTGTAATGGGGGACATGAATGATGTGGCATGGTCAAAAACCAACAACCTCTTTCAAAAGATCAGTGGTCTGCTGGATCCCAGAATTGGGCGCGGATTTTATAATACCTTTCATGCCCAATATCCATTTGTTCGGTTTTCGCTTGACCATTTCTTTCACTCCAATCATTTTAGACTTGTAACCTTTCAACGGCTTGAATATATAGGTTCAGATCATTTTCCTGTTTATATTAAATTAAGCTACGAGCAAGATGCTGACATCAAACAAGAAGAACCTGAATCTACTGACGCTGAAGAAACACAAGCTAAAGATAAAATCAAGGAAGGGACTTAG
- a CDS encoding DUF6483 family protein: MSIFQQDFLMRQIQYLTQLLQQVIFKKNQQKPKEAIQDIHNAFERLTKDRPDAFHELSLPDTISIFCRDGNFTSELAAAAADLLFEEGKMKQKESYSQSQKCYAQALLLYRRILKENKATVPLDISTKIDHLTQKLNSDYLHQVNNALKK, from the coding sequence ATGTCAATATTTCAACAAGACTTTCTGATGCGGCAAATTCAATATTTAACACAGTTGCTGCAACAGGTTATCTTTAAGAAGAATCAGCAAAAACCTAAAGAGGCTATCCAGGATATCCACAATGCCTTTGAGCGGCTTACCAAAGATCGACCTGATGCTTTTCACGAACTAAGTTTGCCAGATACTATCAGCATTTTTTGCCGTGATGGAAATTTTACATCAGAATTAGCCGCGGCCGCAGCCGATTTGCTATTTGAAGAAGGAAAGATGAAACAGAAAGAATCCTATTCTCAATCCCAGAAATGTTACGCTCAGGCACTTCTCCTCTATCGAAGGATACTCAAAGAAAATAAAGCGACGGTTCCACTGGATATCAGCACAAAAATTGATCATCTTACTCAAAAGCTGAACAGCGATTACCTTCATCAGGTAAATAATGCGTTAAAAAAATAG
- a CDS encoding TlpA disulfide reductase family protein, with protein sequence MKKSLSILGLFLTFSAFVFWGCNSESNSSQEGPTKPLEQLDPSSATLYPAQRQAEARDFEVTLLNGDTFTLSDYQGQVVLLNIWATWCAPCRQETPDLQELYEKYKEDGFMILGVSIDEQGESVVRPFIEEYDVSYPIVIDQGEIMDKYGPTMGIPTTYIINKKGNLEYFAVGALTNKELEPRIKTLLEE encoded by the coding sequence ATGAAGAAATCGCTAAGCATTTTAGGACTTTTTCTGACTTTCAGTGCTTTCGTATTTTGGGGATGCAATTCAGAAAGTAATTCATCACAAGAAGGCCCCACAAAGCCACTTGAGCAACTTGATCCCAGTTCAGCAACGTTATATCCTGCCCAGCGCCAAGCAGAAGCGCGTGATTTTGAAGTTACGTTATTAAATGGTGATACATTCACCTTATCTGATTATCAAGGACAGGTCGTACTGTTGAATATTTGGGCTACCTGGTGTGCACCTTGTCGACAAGAAACGCCAGATCTGCAGGAACTCTACGAAAAATATAAAGAAGATGGCTTTATGATATTGGGTGTTTCTATTGATGAGCAGGGCGAATCGGTTGTGCGTCCGTTTATTGAAGAATACGATGTAAGTTATCCAATTGTCATCGACCAGGGAGAGATTATGGATAAGTACGGGCCTACCATGGGAATCCCAACAACATATATTATTAATAAAAAAGGGAATCTTGAGTATTTTGCGGTAGGAGCACTAACCAATAAAGAATTGGAGCCGAGAATTAAAACGCTTCTCGAAGAATAG
- a CDS encoding DUF411 domain-containing protein: protein MKPKKFLTYATLIILIAGGAIWYIVNDYYNRQDNSAAEVTMYKNEGCQCCEKWAVYMQGNGYSVKSINSPNLYGVKADQGIPQNMGACHTAIVGDYVVEGHVPAGDIERLLTEEPDARGLVVPGMPASSPGMNTKINEPYKVYLLKNDGSTEVFAQH from the coding sequence ATGAAGCCCAAAAAATTTCTTACTTACGCAACGCTGATCATATTAATAGCCGGTGGGGCCATCTGGTATATTGTTAACGATTATTATAATCGTCAGGACAATAGCGCCGCCGAAGTAACCATGTACAAAAACGAAGGATGCCAGTGTTGTGAGAAATGGGCTGTTTACATGCAAGGTAATGGATATAGTGTTAAGTCAATTAATTCGCCCAATCTGTATGGTGTTAAAGCTGACCAGGGGATCCCGCAAAATATGGGAGCTTGCCATACGGCTATAGTAGGTGATTATGTAGTAGAAGGGCACGTTCCGGCAGGGGATATTGAGCGGTTACTTACGGAAGAGCCTGACGCGCGCGGATTGGTTGTACCAGGCATGCCAGCCAGTTCTCCGGGGATGAATACAAAAATAAACGAGCCTTACAAGGTATATTTGCTTAAGAATGATGGTAGCACCGAAGTTTTTGCCCAACATTAA